GGGTCTTGCCAGATTGTCTGAAAGCTGGCTGCCCGGCAGCGGTGAAGCAGCCAAACAGGCATCCACACACGCCTGATCCAGTGCAAGCGGATCATAGGAAGCAAACATTCCCAAATTCGGTAGAATCGGAGCATCATTTTCACTATGGCAGTCACAGTTCGGTGAAACATCCACAATAAGAGAGATATGGAAGCAAGGGCGCCCATCAACCACTGCTTTGGCATATTCTGCCATACGGTAATTCAGTTCTCTGCTAGCTGCCCAGTTCGAGAACATAATGGCATCAAAATTACAAGCGCCTAAGCAGCGTCCGCATCCGACACAGTTTTCAGTATTAATTGACATTTTCTTATTCACATCATCAAAAATCAGACCATTGTTCGCACATTCACGCTCGCATCTGCGACAGCCCCTGCACTGATCCGCTATAATTTCAGGCTTACCGTTAATATGCTGATCCTTCTTTCCAGCACGGGAACCGCAACCCATACCGATATTTTTTATCGCACCACCGAAACCGGTCATTTCATGTCCTTTAAAGTGAGTCAGACTGATAAATACATCTGCATCCATAATGGCATGACCGATTTTAGCTTCTTTGATATACTCACCACCTACCACAGGCACAGCAATATCATCGGTACCCTTTAGTCCATCTCCAATCAGA
The nucleotide sequence above comes from Variimorphobacter saccharofermentans. Encoded proteins:
- a CDS encoding DUF362 domain-containing protein translates to MDKSKVYFTDFRTKLNEGLPTKLKKLIRKAGIDQIDMDNKFVAIKMHFGELGNISYLRPNYAKAVADVVKELGGHPFLTDCNTLYPGSRKNALEHLECAWENGFTPLSVGCPILIGDGLKGTDDIAVPVVGGEYIKEAKIGHAIMDADVFISLTHFKGHEMTGFGGAIKNIGMGCGSRAGKKDQHINGKPEIIADQCRGCRRCERECANNGLIFDDVNKKMSINTENCVGCGRCLGACNFDAIMFSNWAASRELNYRMAEYAKAVVDGRPCFHISLIVDVSPNCDCHSENDAPILPNLGMFASYDPLALDQACVDACLAASPLPGSQLSDNLARPGFKDHHDHFINSTPESEWRSCLEHAEKIGLGNRDYELVIMK